In Lolium rigidum isolate FL_2022 chromosome 7, APGP_CSIRO_Lrig_0.1, whole genome shotgun sequence, the DNA window GAATTTTCCTTCATGTTGCGGACAAAATTGTTTGTGACTATGCATCGATAGAAGCAAATAAACAACTGTATGGCTGATGGTGATCTGAAGACCGTCCCCTGCCCGTTGTGTAAAGCAGTAAAATCTGTTGCCCCCTTTGTCTCAAATTGTCCGGGCGTTGATCAAAGATGTAATGCAgacaacattttttttttttttttttttttgtaaatgtaAGTTTTATAGGGAATGTTGTAAATGTAAGTTTTATAGGGAACTCTGTGCAGTTCTCGTGATATGGCAACAGAACTGGCTGCGGTAAATATTTTCATATTTGTATGGTTTACCTTTATCCCCATACATCTATCGAATAGTTAGGTGAAAAAAACTAGGAATTGATATGGTCCGCACTGAAGTAGCAGAGCATACTTGTTTACGTGACAAAAACCCTCTAAATTCAACTTCCACATTAGTTTCGGTATTTAGCTTAGTTAGCTAAGAATGCTGATATGTAAGTTGCATTTGTCAGTTTATTGCTCAGCCCAAATAAATTGTGGCGTGATTTTACTATGCTGAAAATTGTAGAGATAGTGGAATCCTCCTGGCGTACCATAGGACTTGCATTGGGGTCGCTGAGTCAATTGTTAGTGTTTTTtggggttggtggtggtggtggtggtgggtgggtgggtgggtgggtgggggcgGGGGATCATATGCAAGCTGTCCTTAAGTAAAGAATCCTCTGTACATTGCCATTGACTTCGAGAACATCAACTGAGAAAGTTTGCTGTTAAGCTTCAAATTGAACTATTTTCTGCTGTATCTTTCTTTTCACATTTAGAGCCTCCTCTCCAGACCACTTTCTGGTTTATGTTCCTTTGTTAGGTTTTCTGGACAAGGATACTGCTAAGGCAACAGGTTTGTTCTTTTCTTCTTTTGGAGTATCCTTACGATTGCTATTGTCATGTTCGTGTGTTGTTGATGCTTGTATTCATGCAGATTTGAAAGAGAGGCTTGAGTCTAGCCCAAGATTCTCAAGTCCTTCCAAATTGTTTCATGGCCTTCAGAAATATTTTCTAATTTTGCTGATGCCTTTCACCAAATATGGGAGGCTACTACTACTTGCTCCACTTCTTGCTAGTCTGCTTTCTTCTCCATGTACACACCAGCCACTCCATGAACCAGACATGCAACCCTACTAACCTGGAGGCGCTTCTTGCTTTTTCCAGTGGCTTGGACATGAAGCGTGCCAGGATTGTCGGATGGGATCCAAATGACACCGCATGCTGTTCCTGGACTGGCGTCTTCTGTGAATTTGGGAGAGTTATCAGGCTGGATCTCTCCAACAAAAGCCTCCATGGAAGCATCTCTTCTGCGGTCACCTTGCTTGATGACATCGTGTCTCTAAACCTCTCCAATAACTCTCTTCATGGCCAGCCGCCGGAGGGGCTTGGACACCTAGCAAGGCTGAAGATTCTCGACCTCAGCATGAACATGCTCTCTGGCGTGTTCATGGTGAGTGAAGATGGCTTCCCGGCAATTGAGGTGCTGAATGTCTCCTTCAACCAATTCACGGGGCCGCACCCTGCGTTCCCCAGCGCGATGAACCTGACGGTTCTTGATATCTCAAGCAATGCCTTCTCTGGTGACATCAACGCCACTACCCTCTGTATTACGCCGGTCAGGGTCCTGAAATTTTCCGGGAATGAGTTCACCGGTGAGGTCCCCGCCGGCTTTGGCCGGTGCAGCATGCTTGCTGATCTCTCTATTGGCGGCAGTGGCCTTACTGGGAACCTCCCTAGCGACCTGTACATGATAGCAGGGTTGAGGAGACTAAGCTTACAAGATAATAAGCTCTCTGGTAGTCTCAGCGAGAACATTGGCAACCTTTCGCAGCTTGTGCAGATTGATTTGTCGTATAACAGGTTCACCGGCTTCATCCCTGATATGTTTGGAAGGCTGAggaagctagagtccttaaacttGGCATCCAATGGCTTCATTGGAACATTGCCGAGTTCCCTGTCAAGCTGTCCTACATTGAGGGTGCTTGGCCTAAGGAACAATTCGCTCTCTGGCGAGATTGCACTTGACTTCAGTTTGCTGCCAAGGCTGAACATTTTTGATGCTGGAACAAACAAGCTGAGTGGTGCTATACCTGCTGGCCTTGGCCGGTGCGCCGAGTTGAGGAAGCTGAACCTTGCAAGGAACAAGCTTGAGGGAGAGATACCAGAGAGCTTCAAGAATTTGAGTTCACTATTGTACCTGTCGCTGACAGGGAACGGCTTCACGAACCTGTCATCGGCAATGCAAGTCCTGCAGCACCTGCCCAAACTGACAAGCTTGGTGGTCACCAAGAACTTTCATGGGGGTGAGATTATGCCAATGGATGACATCAAAGGGTTCAGAAGCATGCAGCTGCTTGTCCTGGCCAATTGCGCACTCTCAGGCATGATTCCGCCTTGGATGCAGAGCTTGGAGAGCCTCAGAGTGCTGGACATTTCGTGGAACAAGTTGAGTGGAAAGATCCCACCATGGTTAGGCAATCTAAATAATCTCTTCTACATTAACCTGTCAAACAACTCGTTTAGTGGGGAACTTCCTGAGAGCTTAACACGGATGAAG includes these proteins:
- the LOC124669289 gene encoding phytosulfokine receptor 1-like: MGGYYYLLHFLLVCFLLHVHTSHSMNQTCNPTNLEALLAFSSGLDMKRARIVGWDPNDTACCSWTGVFCEFGRVIRLDLSNKSLHGSISSAVTLLDDIVSLNLSNNSLHGQPPEGLGHLARLKILDLSMNMLSGVFMVSEDGFPAIEVLNVSFNQFTGPHPAFPSAMNLTVLDISSNAFSGDINATTLCITPVRVLKFSGNEFTGEVPAGFGRCSMLADLSIGGSGLTGNLPSDLYMIAGLRRLSLQDNKLSGSLSENIGNLSQLVQIDLSYNRFTGFIPDMFGRLRKLESLNLASNGFIGTLPSSLSSCPTLRVLGLRNNSLSGEIALDFSLLPRLNIFDAGTNKLSGAIPAGLGRCAELRKLNLARNKLEGEIPESFKNLSSLLYLSLTGNGFTNLSSAMQVLQHLPKLTSLVVTKNFHGGEIMPMDDIKGFRSMQLLVLANCALSGMIPPWMQSLESLRVLDISWNKLSGKIPPWLGNLNNLFYINLSNNSFSGELPESLTRMKSLISSTYLRENASIEDLALSIKKNPADKGLQYNHVSSFPSSLILSSNLLVGPVLPGLGHLVDLHVLDLSWNYFSGRIPDELSNMSSLEVLNFAHNNLSGNIPSSLSKLNFLSQFDVSYNNLTGDIPTGGQFSTFSNEGFVGNAALCLLENAPCSANAISVGTGNEGTPAMTYITMEVGFAFGILIVCNLLFFAKAWRAAYFLAVDRFFDWLYVMTMVKVNNLRRKWDGKDHP